A window of the Microplitis mediator isolate UGA2020A chromosome 5, iyMicMedi2.1, whole genome shotgun sequence genome harbors these coding sequences:
- the LOC130667470 gene encoding zinc finger protein 415 isoform X2, which produces MEMREVNINVSGGVKDLLRDALVSQTFADVSLCCSGGKKFLAHRLVLSAASPYLHEVLSAHGKIAGQCEPITMILAEVEGNDLAAILGFLYTGSVAVPQARLEAFSSTADALKIRIPPLPHALKAQTLSEEKNNSCYKSLAHENVTQDTEHVGLNLKVINKTNCLRRLLMSSNKDNILDNNNSTYSKLKSYVANRVIASPWCQFVQPYHLPKIQPILKNNESSSRTCNNIPSSFFSSDGYESSHIHHEPTSSFSTTTTTVGVEKLFVTSVNSSEDTETYNPLKLESTISIQDHKSYVNDTIDKKIIHDETINLSSAVFIAEDNNQLNYDDDKPDKVSLNLLNKRINLDEVDKSKSDTVTISNDSNNNSNNAISASGVSEVISTITSVDLKCENCEKIFVCESALKIHRKSHFKDKPFRCVDCGKEFSQLRNYKYHRSVHEGTGEFAATCPECGKSFNDRGYLGSHMKIHRNKKEYACDECGKSFNQRVAYNMHVRIHTGVKPHNCDQCGKAFSRKMLLKQHMRTHSGERPYQCHICNKAFADKSNMTLHTRLHSGLKPYQCDICSKAFTKKHHLKTHLNYHTGTKPYACPNCKLTFSQSSNMRTHYKKCLNNSTSSISGRKKNTSTVVKKKNFNKHIDDFSNALTPPHSDLEYQTIIRDIT; this is translated from the exons GAAGTACTTTCAGCTCATGGAAAAATAGCAGGTCAATGTGAACCCATTACGATGATATTAGCCGAGGTCGAGGGCAACGATCTAGCAGCAATCTTAGGATTTCTCTACACTGGAAGTGTCGCGGTGCCTCAGGCAAGATTAGAAGCTTTCTCAAGTACTGCAGATGCTCTTAAAATTAGAATACCTCCTTTGCCACATGCTCTGAAAGCTCAAACTTTAtctgaggaaaaaaataattcgtgCTATAAATCTTTAGCTCATGAAAATGTAACACAAGATACTGAACACGttggtttaaatttaaaagttataaataaaacaaattgttTGCGCCGATTACTTATGTCATCAAACAAAGACAATattttagataataataatagtacatATAGTAAATTAAAGTCGTATGTAGCGAATCGAGTTATTGCTTCTCCATGGTGTCAATTTGTTCAGCCTTATCATTTACCAAAGATTCAACCAATTCtcaaaaataatgaatcaTCTTCTCGTACTtgt AATAACATTCCGTcgagttttttttcatctgaTGGATACGAGTCTTCGCACATTCACCACGAGCCAACAAGTTCTTTCAGCACCACCACGACAACTGTAGgcgttgaaaaattatttgttaccAGTGTTAATAGCTCGGAAGACACTGAAACTTATAACCCGCTCAAATTAGAGAGCACTATCAGTATACAAGACCATAAATCTTACGTCAATGATacaattgacaaaaaaattattcacgaCGAgacgataaatttatcatcagcGGTTTTCATAGCAGAGgacaataatcaattaaattacgaCGACGATAAGCCTGATAAAGTatcgttaaatttattgaacaaGCGGATTAATCTTGATGAAGTTGATAAATCCAAGTCGGATACCGTTACAATAAGTAATGACAGTAATAATAACAGCAATAATGCAATATCAGCTTCAGGTGTAAGTGAAGTTATTTCTACAATAACTTCAGTAGATTTAAAATGtgaaaattgtgaaaaaatatttgtctgCGAATCAGCACTTAAG ATCCATCGCAAAAGCCACTTCAAAGACAAACCCTTCCGCTGTGTCGATTGCGGTAAAGAGTTTTCTCAACtacgaaattataaataccaCCGCAGTGTGCACGAAGGCACGGGAGAATTTGCGGCGACTTGTCCCGAGTGCGGTAAATCATTCAATGATCGTGGGTACTTGGGCTCACACATGAAGATCCATCGTAATAAAAAAGAGTATGCCTGTGACGAATGCGGCAAAAGTTTTAATCAGCGAGTTGCGTATAATATGCACGTCAGAATACACACAGGCGTTAAACCACATAATTGCGATCAGTGCGGCAAAGCTTTTTCCAGAAAAATGCTGCTGAAACAACACATGAGAACACACTCTGGAGAACGACCTTATCAGTGTCACATCTGCAATAAAGCGTTTGCTGATAAGTCTAATATGACTCTCCATACCCGCCTTCACTCCGGTTTGAAGCCTTATCAGTGCGATATTTGTTCCAAGGCATTCACTAAAAAACATcatttaaaaactcatttaaattatcacaCTGGAACTAAACCGTACGCTTGTCCTAATTgtaaattaactttttcaCAGAGCAGCAATATGAGGACTCACTATAAGAAATGTTTGAATAATAGTACGAGTAGTATCAgtggtagaaaaaaaaataccagtacagttgttaagaaaaaaaattttaataaacacaTTGATGATTTTTCTAATGCTCTTACGCCTCCTCATTCAGATTTAGAGTATCAGACAATTATCCGTGATATTACTtga
- the LOC130667477 gene encoding uncharacterized protein LOC130667477 has product MSSNSFHNWTPAVPFKKQDNIVSSEYASLKIFTPSYEKYHVTMELLMANEYQRLWLRERDEWARKTFAPKNQRLPRRRDSKNIQKGKEGTKSDTKTKESKIKQTKNEKINKLTKK; this is encoded by the exons atGTCTTCTAATAGCTTCCATAACTGGACTCCAGCAGTTCCGTTCAAAAAACAAGATAATATTGTTTCTTCAGAATACGCATctctaaaaatattcactcCGTCATATGAGAA atATCATGTGACAATGGAACTACTGATGGCTAATGAATACCAGCGATTGTGGTTACGAGAAAGAGATGAATGGGCTCGTAAGACATTTGCACCTAAAAATCAAAGATTACCACGAAGAAGAGACAGTAAAAACATACAAAAA GGAAAAGAAGGTACAAAGAGTGACACTAAAACGAAAGAGAGCAAAATAAAACAGacaaagaatgaaaaaataaataaactaactaagaaataa
- the LOC130667470 gene encoding zinc finger protein 415 isoform X1, which produces MEMREVNINVSGGVKDLLRDALVSQTFADVSLCCSGGKKFLAHRLVLSAASPYLHEVLSAHGKIAGQCEPITMILAEVEGNDLAAILGFLYTGSVAVPQARLEAFSSTADALKIRIPPLPHALKAQTLSEEKNNSCYKSLAHENVTQDTEHVGLNLKVINKTNCLRRLLMSSNKDNILDNNNSTYSKLKSYVANRVIASPWCQFVQPYHLPKIQPILKNNESSSRTCVMFQNNIPSSFFSSDGYESSHIHHEPTSSFSTTTTTVGVEKLFVTSVNSSEDTETYNPLKLESTISIQDHKSYVNDTIDKKIIHDETINLSSAVFIAEDNNQLNYDDDKPDKVSLNLLNKRINLDEVDKSKSDTVTISNDSNNNSNNAISASGVSEVISTITSVDLKCENCEKIFVCESALKIHRKSHFKDKPFRCVDCGKEFSQLRNYKYHRSVHEGTGEFAATCPECGKSFNDRGYLGSHMKIHRNKKEYACDECGKSFNQRVAYNMHVRIHTGVKPHNCDQCGKAFSRKMLLKQHMRTHSGERPYQCHICNKAFADKSNMTLHTRLHSGLKPYQCDICSKAFTKKHHLKTHLNYHTGTKPYACPNCKLTFSQSSNMRTHYKKCLNNSTSSISGRKKNTSTVVKKKNFNKHIDDFSNALTPPHSDLEYQTIIRDIT; this is translated from the exons GAAGTACTTTCAGCTCATGGAAAAATAGCAGGTCAATGTGAACCCATTACGATGATATTAGCCGAGGTCGAGGGCAACGATCTAGCAGCAATCTTAGGATTTCTCTACACTGGAAGTGTCGCGGTGCCTCAGGCAAGATTAGAAGCTTTCTCAAGTACTGCAGATGCTCTTAAAATTAGAATACCTCCTTTGCCACATGCTCTGAAAGCTCAAACTTTAtctgaggaaaaaaataattcgtgCTATAAATCTTTAGCTCATGAAAATGTAACACAAGATACTGAACACGttggtttaaatttaaaagttataaataaaacaaattgttTGCGCCGATTACTTATGTCATCAAACAAAGACAATattttagataataataatagtacatATAGTAAATTAAAGTCGTATGTAGCGAATCGAGTTATTGCTTCTCCATGGTGTCAATTTGTTCAGCCTTATCATTTACCAAAGATTCAACCAATTCtcaaaaataatgaatcaTCTTCTCGTACTtgt GTAATGTTTCAGAATAACATTCCGTcgagttttttttcatctgaTGGATACGAGTCTTCGCACATTCACCACGAGCCAACAAGTTCTTTCAGCACCACCACGACAACTGTAGgcgttgaaaaattatttgttaccAGTGTTAATAGCTCGGAAGACACTGAAACTTATAACCCGCTCAAATTAGAGAGCACTATCAGTATACAAGACCATAAATCTTACGTCAATGATacaattgacaaaaaaattattcacgaCGAgacgataaatttatcatcagcGGTTTTCATAGCAGAGgacaataatcaattaaattacgaCGACGATAAGCCTGATAAAGTatcgttaaatttattgaacaaGCGGATTAATCTTGATGAAGTTGATAAATCCAAGTCGGATACCGTTACAATAAGTAATGACAGTAATAATAACAGCAATAATGCAATATCAGCTTCAGGTGTAAGTGAAGTTATTTCTACAATAACTTCAGTAGATTTAAAATGtgaaaattgtgaaaaaatatttgtctgCGAATCAGCACTTAAG ATCCATCGCAAAAGCCACTTCAAAGACAAACCCTTCCGCTGTGTCGATTGCGGTAAAGAGTTTTCTCAACtacgaaattataaataccaCCGCAGTGTGCACGAAGGCACGGGAGAATTTGCGGCGACTTGTCCCGAGTGCGGTAAATCATTCAATGATCGTGGGTACTTGGGCTCACACATGAAGATCCATCGTAATAAAAAAGAGTATGCCTGTGACGAATGCGGCAAAAGTTTTAATCAGCGAGTTGCGTATAATATGCACGTCAGAATACACACAGGCGTTAAACCACATAATTGCGATCAGTGCGGCAAAGCTTTTTCCAGAAAAATGCTGCTGAAACAACACATGAGAACACACTCTGGAGAACGACCTTATCAGTGTCACATCTGCAATAAAGCGTTTGCTGATAAGTCTAATATGACTCTCCATACCCGCCTTCACTCCGGTTTGAAGCCTTATCAGTGCGATATTTGTTCCAAGGCATTCACTAAAAAACATcatttaaaaactcatttaaattatcacaCTGGAACTAAACCGTACGCTTGTCCTAATTgtaaattaactttttcaCAGAGCAGCAATATGAGGACTCACTATAAGAAATGTTTGAATAATAGTACGAGTAGTATCAgtggtagaaaaaaaaataccagtacagttgttaagaaaaaaaattttaataaacacaTTGATGATTTTTCTAATGCTCTTACGCCTCCTCATTCAGATTTAGAGTATCAGACAATTATCCGTGATATTACTtga